A single window of Triplophysa rosa linkage group LG2, Trosa_1v2, whole genome shotgun sequence DNA harbors:
- the slc39a14 gene encoding metal cation symporter ZIP14 isoform X2, with translation MTSGQAGGFKQLILTIGLTLTLGLLQWPIGDVSGQKGPSAAQVLQELLTRYGDNTTISVPQLRSLLMQLNGGQSGDHNVQPQPTKTNASKCLAADALAVYGMTEQSRVDGRGLQEICPTMLQQLDTEACKTQQDQEPETSPRPTDAEVWGYSILSVTLVSAFALTSVFVVPLMRTRFMRRTLIFFIALSIGTLLSTAILQLLPEAFGFDPMEDYYVSKSAVVFGGFYLFFFMEKVLKMIFKPKDGGAHGHSHFPAERYASTNGDLEDGVMEKLQNGEAGVASLPRAEGDVRGIGEDDKMLSSGPTVPDSQSSGGARTGGCYWLKGRAYSDIGTLAWMITLSDGLHNFIDGLAIGASFTASVFQGISTSVAILCEEFPHELGDFVILLNAGMSIQQALFFNFLSACCCYLGMGFGVLAGNRFSPNWIFALAGGMFLYIALADMFPEMNEVSREEEEAGGSGSMVTFAIQNAGLLTGFAIMLLLTIYSGQIQLG, from the exons ATGACCTCGGGACAAGCCGGTGGCTTTAAACAGCTGATCTTGACCATTGGCCTGACCTTGACCCTTGGCCTGCTCCAGTGGCCAATAGGGGATGTCAGTGGACAGAAAGGACCGTCCGCGGCTCAAGTTCTTCAGGAACTGCTGACACGATATGGAGATAACACCACCATCTCCGTCCCACAGCTTCGGTCGCTCCTCATGCAGTTAAATGGGGGGCAGAGTGGAGACCACAACGTACAACCGCAGCCCACCAAAACCAATGCATCGAAG TGCTTGGCGGCGGATGCTCTGGCCGTGTATGGGATGACCGAACAGTCCCGTGTAGATGGACGGGGCCTGCAGGAGATCTGCCCCACCATGTTACAGCAGCTAGACACTGAAGCGTGTAAAACACAACAGGACCAAGAACCCGAAACCAGCCCCAGACCCACAGATGCTGAGG TGTGGGGTTATTCAATTCTGAGCGTGACTCTGGTTAGCGCGTTCGCTTTGACCAGCGTTTTTGTGGTTCCCCTGATGAGGACACGATTCATGCGCAGAACGCTTATCTTTTTCATCGCTCTGTCCATCGGAACGTTGTTGTCCACCGCCATCCTGCAGCTCCTGCCTGAG GCTTTTGGATTTGACCCCATGGAGGATTACTACGTGTCCAAGTCTGCTGTCGTGTTTGGAGGATTCTACCTGTTCTTCTTTATGGAGAAAGTGCTGAAGATGATCTTTAAACCAAAGGACGGG GGAGCACACGGCCACAGTCACTTCCCTGCGGAGCGCTATGCCAGCACTAATGGGGACCTGGAGGATGGTGTTATGGAGAAACTGCAAAATGGAGAGGCGGGAGTAGCATCTTTACCAAGGGCAGAAGGTGATGTCAGAGGGATCGGAGAGGACGACAAAATGCTAAGCTCAGGACCAACAGTGCCG GACTCTCAAAGTTCAGGCGGCGCTAGAACGGGCGGATGCTATTGGCTGAAGGGTAGGGCATACTCTGACATCGGGACTTTGGCTTGGATGATTACTCTGAGCGACGGTCTCCATAATTTTATAGATGGTCTGGCTATCGGGGCCTCCTTTACGGCCTCTGTGTTTCAAGGGATCAGTACTTCAGTTGCCATCCTGTGTGAGGAGTTTCCACATGAATTGG GTGATTTTGTGATCCTGCTAAACGCTGGCATGAGCATTCAGCAGGCGTTGTTCTTTAACTTCCTGTCAGCGTGCTGCTGTTATCTGGGCATGGGTTTCGGCGTCCTGGCTGGGAATCGCTTCTCTCCTAACTGGATTTTTGCTTTAGCCGGGGGCATGTTCCTCTACATAGCACTGGCTGATATG TTTCCAGAGATGAACGAGGTCAGTCGTGAGGAAGAGGAGGCAGGAGGAAGCGGATCAATGGTTACTTTTGCCATCCAGAACGCTGGGCTGCTGACTGGTTTTGCCATTATGCTTTTACTCACCATCTACTCTGGACAGATACAGCTTGGATAG
- the slc39a14 gene encoding metal cation symporter ZIP14 isoform X1: protein MTSGQAGGFKQLILTIGLTLTLGLLQWPIGDVSGQKGPSAAQVLQELLTRYGDNTTISVPQLRSLLMQLNGGQSGDHNVQPQPTKTNASKCLAADALAVYGMTEQSRVDGRGLQEICPTMLQQLDTEACKTQQDQEPETSPRPTDAEVWGYGFLSVTVISLCSLVGASVVPFMRKTFYKRLLLYFIALAIGTLYSNALFQLIPEAFGFDPMEDYYVSKSAVVFGGFYLFFFMEKVLKMIFKPKDGGAHGHSHFPAERYASTNGDLEDGVMEKLQNGEAGVASLPRAEGDVRGIGEDDKMLSSGPTVPDSQSSGGARTGGCYWLKGRAYSDIGTLAWMITLSDGLHNFIDGLAIGASFTASVFQGISTSVAILCEEFPHELGDFVILLNAGMSIQQALFFNFLSACCCYLGMGFGVLAGNRFSPNWIFALAGGMFLYIALADMFPEMNEVSREEEEAGGSGSMVTFAIQNAGLLTGFAIMLLLTIYSGQIQLG, encoded by the exons ATGACCTCGGGACAAGCCGGTGGCTTTAAACAGCTGATCTTGACCATTGGCCTGACCTTGACCCTTGGCCTGCTCCAGTGGCCAATAGGGGATGTCAGTGGACAGAAAGGACCGTCCGCGGCTCAAGTTCTTCAGGAACTGCTGACACGATATGGAGATAACACCACCATCTCCGTCCCACAGCTTCGGTCGCTCCTCATGCAGTTAAATGGGGGGCAGAGTGGAGACCACAACGTACAACCGCAGCCCACCAAAACCAATGCATCGAAG TGCTTGGCGGCGGATGCTCTGGCCGTGTATGGGATGACCGAACAGTCCCGTGTAGATGGACGGGGCCTGCAGGAGATCTGCCCCACCATGTTACAGCAGCTAGACACTGAAGCGTGTAAAACACAACAGGACCAAGAACCCGAAACCAGCCCCAGACCCACAGATGCTGAGG TCTGGGGGTATGGTTTCCTCTCTGTGACAGTGATATCTCTGTGCTCACTGGTCGGGGCAAGTGTGGTTCCCTTCATGCGGAAAACCTTTTACAAGCGGTTGTTGCTGTACTTCATAGCCCTGGCCATTGGTACTCTGTACTCCAACGCCCTCTTTCAACTAATCCCAGAG GCTTTTGGATTTGACCCCATGGAGGATTACTACGTGTCCAAGTCTGCTGTCGTGTTTGGAGGATTCTACCTGTTCTTCTTTATGGAGAAAGTGCTGAAGATGATCTTTAAACCAAAGGACGGG GGAGCACACGGCCACAGTCACTTCCCTGCGGAGCGCTATGCCAGCACTAATGGGGACCTGGAGGATGGTGTTATGGAGAAACTGCAAAATGGAGAGGCGGGAGTAGCATCTTTACCAAGGGCAGAAGGTGATGTCAGAGGGATCGGAGAGGACGACAAAATGCTAAGCTCAGGACCAACAGTGCCG GACTCTCAAAGTTCAGGCGGCGCTAGAACGGGCGGATGCTATTGGCTGAAGGGTAGGGCATACTCTGACATCGGGACTTTGGCTTGGATGATTACTCTGAGCGACGGTCTCCATAATTTTATAGATGGTCTGGCTATCGGGGCCTCCTTTACGGCCTCTGTGTTTCAAGGGATCAGTACTTCAGTTGCCATCCTGTGTGAGGAGTTTCCACATGAATTGG GTGATTTTGTGATCCTGCTAAACGCTGGCATGAGCATTCAGCAGGCGTTGTTCTTTAACTTCCTGTCAGCGTGCTGCTGTTATCTGGGCATGGGTTTCGGCGTCCTGGCTGGGAATCGCTTCTCTCCTAACTGGATTTTTGCTTTAGCCGGGGGCATGTTCCTCTACATAGCACTGGCTGATATG TTTCCAGAGATGAACGAGGTCAGTCGTGAGGAAGAGGAGGCAGGAGGAAGCGGATCAATGGTTACTTTTGCCATCCAGAACGCTGGGCTGCTGACTGGTTTTGCCATTATGCTTTTACTCACCATCTACTCTGGACAGATACAGCTTGGATAG
- the piwil2 gene encoding piwi-like protein 2: protein MLTKWYSRVTFQMPHEEIINGFSVCLLAALQKYYEVNHTFPEKIVIYRDGVSDGQLKTVEQYEIPQILKCFETMPNYEPKLAFIVVQKRISTTLYSYGSDHFGTPSPGTILDHMVTNRDCVDFYLMAHSIRQGCGLPTHYITVHNTAHLTPDHLQRMTFKMCHMYWNWPGTIRVPAPCKYAHKLAFLSGQYLHSEPAIQLCEKLFFL, encoded by the exons ATGCTGACCAAATGGTACTCCAGAGTTACTTTCCAAATGCCTCACGAAGAGATCATCAATGGCTTCAGTGTGTGTCTGCTCGCCGCCCTGCAGAAGTACTACGAG GTGAACCACACCTTCCCTGAGAAGATTGTCATCTATCGGGACGGCGTGTCAGACGGACAGCTAAAGACCGTGGAACAGTACGAGATTCCACAGATTCTGAAATGCTTCGAGACGATGCCAAACTACGAGCCAAAACTGGCTTTCATCGTGGTGCAGAAAAGAATCAGCACCACCTTGTACTCCTACGGTTCAGACCACTTCGGCACACCCTCGCCAGGAACCATACTGGATCACATGGTCACAAACAGAGACTG TGTGGATTTCTACCTCATGGCTCATTCAATCCGACAGGGTTGTGGGCTACCCACACATTACATCACTGTCCATAATACAGCACACCTAACCCCTGACCACCTACAGAG GATGACCTTTAAGATGTGCCACATGTATTGGAACTGGCCCGGCACAATCCGCGTCCCAGCACCATGCAAATACGCACACAAACTGGCCTTCCTGTCTGGACAGTACCTGCACTCTGAGCCAGCAATCCAGCTTTGCGAGAAGCTGTTCTTCCTTTAA